In Agromyces archimandritae, one genomic interval encodes:
- the purH gene encoding bifunctional phosphoribosylaminoimidazolecarboxamide formyltransferase/IMP cyclohydrolase, with the protein MSGPSHDPSLYRPRDEVTVRRALISVSDKSGVVELAEALAAAGVEIVSTGSTAQKIRDAGFAVTDAADVTGFPEFLDGRVKTLHPAIHGGLLADLRLAHHESELAERGIAPFELVVVNLYPFARTVASGASQDDAVEQIDIGGPAMVRASAKNFQNVAIVVDPARYPEIIDLVASTGGTTLAVRAALARDAFRHTAEYDTAVATWIGSEVAPDGDPFPAWMGASWHREASLRYGENSHQAAALYTTAGGAPGIAGARQLGGKEMSFNNYVDADAAVRSAFDFDEPAVAIIKHANPCGIAVGRADAADPIADAHLRAHETDPVSAYGGVVAANRPVTLALAEQLAPIFTEVLVAPGFEPAALEVLAKKKNLRLLELPNGFRRTAVELKQVSGGTLAQQADQHFAPFAEWTLVAGEPADEATARDLEFAWRAIRAVKSNAILLAAGGAAVGVGMGQVNRVDSCRLAVSRAGDRAAGSVAASDAFFPFADGAEILFEAGIRAVVQPGGSIRDAEVVEAAKAAGVTMYTTGERHFFH; encoded by the coding sequence ATGAGCGGCCCCAGCCACGACCCGTCCCTCTACCGGCCCCGCGACGAGGTGACCGTGCGCCGTGCGCTCATCTCGGTGAGCGACAAGTCGGGCGTCGTCGAGCTCGCCGAAGCCCTGGCCGCAGCCGGGGTCGAAATCGTCTCGACCGGGTCGACGGCGCAGAAGATCCGGGATGCCGGATTCGCCGTCACCGACGCCGCCGACGTCACCGGGTTCCCCGAGTTCCTCGACGGACGGGTGAAGACCCTGCACCCGGCCATCCACGGCGGGCTGCTCGCCGACCTCCGCCTCGCCCACCACGAATCCGAACTCGCCGAACGCGGCATCGCCCCCTTCGAACTCGTCGTCGTGAACCTCTACCCGTTCGCCCGCACCGTCGCCTCCGGGGCCTCGCAGGACGACGCCGTCGAGCAGATCGACATCGGGGGGCCGGCGATGGTGCGCGCCTCGGCGAAGAACTTCCAGAACGTCGCGATCGTGGTCGACCCGGCGCGATACCCCGAGATCATCGACCTCGTGGCATCCACCGGGGGCACGACCCTCGCCGTCCGCGCCGCGCTCGCCCGCGACGCGTTCCGCCACACCGCCGAATACGACACGGCCGTCGCCACCTGGATCGGCTCCGAGGTCGCACCCGACGGCGACCCGTTCCCCGCGTGGATGGGCGCGAGCTGGCACCGCGAGGCGAGCCTGCGCTACGGCGAGAACAGCCATCAGGCGGCCGCGCTCTACACGACCGCGGGCGGCGCGCCCGGCATCGCCGGCGCCCGGCAGCTCGGCGGCAAGGAGATGTCGTTCAACAACTACGTCGATGCCGACGCAGCCGTGCGCAGCGCCTTCGACTTCGACGAACCGGCCGTGGCGATCATCAAGCACGCGAACCCCTGCGGCATCGCCGTCGGCCGCGCCGACGCCGCCGACCCCATCGCCGACGCCCACCTGCGCGCCCACGAAACCGATCCGGTCTCCGCCTACGGCGGCGTCGTCGCCGCGAACCGGCCCGTCACGCTCGCCCTCGCCGAGCAGCTCGCCCCCATCTTCACCGAGGTCCTCGTCGCCCCCGGCTTCGAACCGGCCGCCCTCGAGGTGCTCGCCAAGAAGAAGAACCTGCGGCTGCTCGAACTGCCGAACGGGTTCCGCCGCACCGCCGTCGAGCTGAAGCAGGTCTCCGGCGGCACCCTCGCCCAGCAGGCCGACCAGCACTTCGCCCCCTTCGCCGAGTGGACCCTCGTCGCCGGCGAACCGGCCGATGAAGCCACCGCACGCGACCTCGAGTTCGCGTGGCGGGCGATCCGCGCCGTGAAGTCCAACGCGATCCTGCTCGCCGCAGGCGGCGCGGCCGTCGGCGTCGGCATGGGGCAGGTCAACCGGGTCGACTCGTGCCGGCTCGCCGTCTCCCGCGCCGGCGACCGGGCGGCCGGATCCGTCGCCGCCTCCGACGCGTTCTTCCCCTTCGCCGACGGTGCCGAGATCCTCTTCGAGGCCGGAATCCGCGCGGTCGTGCAGCCGGGCGGATCCATCCGCGACGCCGAGGTCGTCGAGGCCGCGAAGGCGGCGGGCGTCACGATGTACACGACGGGCGAGCGGCACTTCTTCCACTGA
- a CDS encoding Glu/Leu/Phe/Val dehydrogenase family protein: protein MTPARTAPHPANAPAGDAPDHERVLITTGPRTGLTIIVAVHSTRLGQALGGARLWHYPHWTDALGDALGLSRAMTLKNAAAGLDHGGGKAVIRIPEGTVLDEATKADAMRDLGDAVESLGGVYMTAEDVGTSAELMSIVAGRTRYVCGLPPEEGGTGEPADATADGVFAAVRATVREAFGDDALAGRHLVVSGLGQVGGRLARALAGEGARLTVADVVDKRALAAELGADWTDPDHAIDVDADVFVPCGLSGVLTADVVDRLKVRAVVGAANTQLAEPGIAERLADRGILWAPDFLVNAGGVIHLAHSQHDPEGARREVQAIGDRLAEVYRAAREQGVTTLAAAEGIAARRLAAR, encoded by the coding sequence ATGACCCCCGCCCGCACCGCCCCGCACCCGGCGAACGCACCCGCCGGCGACGCACCCGACCACGAACGCGTCCTCATCACCACCGGGCCGAGGACGGGGCTGACGATCATCGTCGCCGTCCACTCGACCCGCCTCGGGCAGGCGCTCGGCGGCGCCCGGCTCTGGCACTACCCGCACTGGACCGACGCCCTGGGCGACGCACTCGGCCTCTCGCGCGCGATGACCCTGAAGAACGCGGCCGCCGGCCTCGACCACGGCGGCGGCAAAGCCGTCATCCGCATCCCCGAGGGCACCGTGCTCGACGAGGCGACGAAGGCCGACGCCATGCGCGACCTCGGCGACGCCGTCGAGAGCCTCGGCGGCGTATACATGACCGCCGAAGACGTCGGCACGAGCGCCGAGCTCATGTCGATCGTCGCCGGCCGCACCCGCTATGTCTGCGGGTTGCCGCCCGAGGAGGGCGGCACCGGCGAACCCGCCGACGCGACCGCTGACGGGGTGTTCGCCGCCGTCCGCGCCACCGTGCGCGAAGCGTTCGGCGACGACGCCCTCGCCGGCCGGCACCTCGTCGTCTCGGGGCTCGGGCAGGTCGGCGGCCGGCTCGCGCGTGCGCTCGCCGGCGAGGGCGCTCGCCTCACCGTCGCCGACGTCGTCGACAAACGCGCCCTCGCCGCCGAGCTCGGCGCCGACTGGACCGACCCCGACCACGCGATCGACGTGGATGCGGATGTGTTCGTGCCCTGCGGGCTGAGCGGCGTGCTCACCGCCGACGTCGTCGACCGGCTGAAGGTGCGCGCCGTCGTCGGCGCCGCCAACACGCAGCTCGCCGAACCGGGCATCGCAGAACGGCTCGCCGACCGCGGCATCCTGTGGGCGCCCGACTTCCTCGTGAACGCCGGCGGCGTCATCCATCTCGCGCACAGCCAGCACGACCCCGAGGGCGCGCGCCGAGAGGTGCAGGCGATCGGCGACCGACTCGCCGAGGTCTACCGCGCCGCACGCGAGCAGGGCGTCACCACCCTCGCCGCCGCCGAGGGCATCGCCGCCCGCCGCCTCGCCGCCCGCTGA
- the ddaH gene encoding dimethylargininase, whose translation MTMPARPRTARFTPVPTTGRRIFAIGTAAVAVAALAFAVALLAFFVGNGQNPEVIAQLAGHFGVAAVLLAALLAVANAAGATRRWFLGGITALTSAVLAALLSTILTVSAGGPLNGNAFVFVVGSLVSVNLVFIITATLGQMLLAPRVLDGVLRYAPPAPARRLALVRIPASNLAEGELTHLERAPVDEALADRQWDNYCAALIAEGWDTLEVDAAPDLADSVFVEDAVVLFGDLAVLTRPGAESRRGEIAGVEATIEAIPGLSVRRIAEPGTLDGGDVLKVDDTVYVGASSRTNAEGIRQLRAILAPHGYRVIGVPVRGALHLKSAATALPDGSVIGDPELVDPAMFGEFLAVPERAGVAVVHLSDDTLLMSASAPKTAELVSGLGYRVVTVDISEFEKLEGCVTCLSVRVR comes from the coding sequence ATGACGATGCCCGCCCGGCCGCGTACCGCCCGTTTCACCCCGGTTCCGACGACCGGCCGCCGCATCTTCGCCATCGGGACCGCCGCCGTCGCGGTCGCGGCGCTCGCGTTCGCCGTCGCCCTGCTCGCGTTCTTCGTCGGGAACGGGCAGAACCCCGAGGTGATCGCGCAGCTCGCCGGGCACTTCGGGGTGGCCGCCGTGCTGCTGGCGGCCCTGCTGGCCGTCGCGAACGCGGCGGGGGCGACGAGGCGGTGGTTCCTCGGCGGCATCACGGCGCTCACCTCGGCGGTGCTCGCCGCGCTGCTGTCGACGATCCTCACGGTCTCGGCCGGCGGCCCGCTGAACGGCAACGCATTCGTCTTCGTGGTCGGCTCGCTCGTGAGCGTGAACCTCGTGTTCATCATCACGGCGACCCTCGGGCAGATGCTGCTGGCTCCGCGGGTGCTGGACGGCGTGCTGCGGTATGCGCCGCCCGCGCCGGCACGGCGGCTCGCGCTCGTGCGCATCCCGGCATCCAATCTCGCCGAGGGCGAGCTGACGCATCTCGAGCGGGCTCCGGTCGACGAGGCGCTCGCCGACCGGCAGTGGGACAACTATTGCGCGGCGCTCATCGCCGAGGGGTGGGACACGCTCGAGGTCGATGCGGCACCGGATCTGGCCGATTCGGTGTTCGTCGAGGATGCCGTGGTGCTCTTCGGCGATCTGGCGGTGCTCACCCGGCCCGGGGCGGAGTCGCGGCGCGGAGAGATCGCCGGCGTCGAGGCGACGATCGAGGCGATCCCGGGTCTCAGCGTGCGCCGCATCGCCGAGCCCGGAACCCTCGACGGCGGCGACGTCCTCAAGGTCGACGACACCGTCTACGTCGGTGCCTCCTCGCGCACGAACGCAGAGGGCATCCGTCAGCTGCGCGCGATCCTCGCCCCGCACGGCTATCGCGTCATCGGGGTGCCGGTCCGCGGGGCGTTGCACCTGAAGTCCGCGGCGACCGCGCTGCCCGATGGCTCGGTCATCGGCGACCCCGAGCTCGTCGACCCGGCGATGTTCGGCGAGTTCCTCGCGGTGCCGGAGCGTGCCGGCGTGGCCGTCGTGCACCTCTCCGACGACACGCTGCTCATGTCGGCGTCGGCTCCGAAGACCGCCGAGCTGGTCTCGGGCCTCGGCTACCGGGTCGTCACGGTCGACATCTCGGAGTTCGAGAAGCTCGAGGGCTGCGTGACCTGCCTCTCGGTGCGCGTGCGCTGA
- a CDS encoding ABC transporter ATP-binding protein codes for MSAVEAIGVSRVFATAAGEVRAVDDVSLAVSPGELLAVTGPSGAGKTTLLNLLGGLDRPTAGRVELAGIDLGSLDEDALAELRRERLGYVFQSFGLIPVLSAAENVEVPLRLRRTPPAERDARVAEVLGLVGLADHAAQRPYELSGGQQQRVGIARALAASPQLLLADEPTGQLDSGTAATVMDLIGDLVHSQGVAAVVSTHDPALVSRADRVLELRDGRAVAIA; via the coding sequence ATGAGCGCGGTCGAGGCGATCGGGGTCTCGCGCGTGTTCGCGACCGCCGCCGGCGAGGTGCGCGCCGTCGACGACGTCTCCCTCGCCGTCTCGCCCGGCGAACTGCTCGCCGTCACCGGGCCCTCCGGCGCCGGCAAGACCACCCTGCTGAACCTGCTCGGCGGCCTCGACCGCCCCACCGCCGGCCGCGTCGAACTCGCCGGCATCGACCTCGGCTCGCTCGACGAGGACGCCCTCGCCGAACTGCGCCGCGAACGGCTCGGCTACGTGTTCCAGTCCTTCGGCCTCATCCCCGTACTCTCGGCCGCCGAGAACGTCGAGGTGCCGCTCCGGCTCCGCCGCACGCCCCCGGCCGAACGCGATGCCCGCGTCGCCGAAGTCCTCGGGCTCGTCGGCCTCGCCGACCACGCCGCGCAACGCCCCTACGAACTCTCGGGCGGGCAGCAGCAGCGCGTCGGCATCGCCCGGGCCCTCGCCGCCTCACCGCAACTGCTGCTCGCCGACGAACCCACCGGGCAACTCGACAGCGGAACCGCCGCCACCGTCATGGACCTCATCGGCGACCTCGTGCACAGTCAGGGCGTCGCCGCCGTCGTCTCCACCCATGATCCGGCGCTCGTCTCGCGCGCCGACCGCGTCCTCGAGCTGCGCGACGGGCGCGCCGTCGCGATCGCGTGA
- a CDS encoding FtsX-like permease family protein yields the protein MTLTDTRLLARHLRSRVLAPAALALLVAVACALAVAAPRWAAAVHDDALRARLEAAPARTLDVTARTNDRLPGDTDALAAVAERMDRIRAELPEPLRGVLRDARAAESAGPYPVALADPAASGASYRVLPTFVGGIRDEVRFDEGRAPAPVERVDAGDTIDVALSTTAAGQMDWEVGEVRRLELPSGGHGIRLSGTWSPVDTDADVWSHVLSALQANVVEGLAAPEYTATVLLDETSWPAFIDLPGAVELTAWYPVDPAAVTAGEGPALIRQLGEFTSVAQSLGPGSASNGLYFLVSGVEFESGLGQALRQAGDAAAAMDAVLAMTASGPIGVVVAVLVLGARVVFAGRRSALELAAARGASPAVLRTVLAVDGLAIGVPAALVGGLAGLAATPVDVGPAGWILVAVFALTPAALLVSRTGSLSPLRRGRSDLGGPAGARTGRARWVAELLLVVIAVAAAVLLLQRGLQTGAADHGVDLLVAAVPLLAALAVCVVVLRLYPVPLRRLARAAARGRGLVAALGSTRALRDPGAGLAPVLALVVGVAVAVFSGVLLSTVQAGVERASAERVGAELRIEGPALPAATVDAVRAADGVRAIAPVYAVSPTRMGAEGRNTTTNVVVVDVAELAAVQAGFAGRLELPAALTASEDEAGGLPALVSGAVDAFLGGADDARLDGHPLAVVGVHDGVVPFTDRPSWVLIDRADADGIVSTLVPDTILVALDPDADADEVAARLAPLVPDSTISTPEGRSEALRANPTIDGVTVALVAAIVLTSILCAIAVALTLVIGRAPRERLLTVLGTLGIRRRESRALVMWEIAPVAVVAAVFGGLLGAGLPFIVLAGVDLTPFTGGTVQPQVAADPLIMAGVLGAFVVAVAAATWIAVRFTRRAGLAHALREEEEG from the coding sequence GTGACGCTCACCGACACCCGTCTGCTCGCCCGGCACCTGCGTTCGCGGGTGCTGGCCCCGGCCGCCCTCGCCCTCCTCGTCGCCGTCGCCTGCGCGCTGGCCGTCGCCGCCCCGCGCTGGGCCGCCGCAGTGCACGACGACGCCCTGCGCGCACGCCTCGAAGCCGCCCCGGCCCGCACCCTCGACGTCACCGCCCGCACGAACGACCGGCTGCCCGGCGACACCGACGCGCTCGCCGCGGTCGCCGAACGCATGGACCGCATCCGTGCCGAGCTGCCCGAGCCCCTCCGCGGCGTGCTCCGCGACGCGCGCGCCGCCGAGTCGGCCGGCCCGTACCCGGTCGCCCTCGCCGACCCGGCCGCGAGCGGTGCGAGCTACCGCGTGCTGCCGACCTTCGTCGGCGGCATCCGCGACGAGGTGCGCTTCGACGAGGGCCGGGCGCCCGCGCCCGTCGAGCGGGTGGATGCCGGCGACACGATCGACGTCGCGCTCTCGACCACGGCGGCCGGGCAGATGGACTGGGAGGTCGGCGAGGTGCGGCGGCTCGAACTGCCCTCGGGCGGGCACGGCATCCGCCTGAGCGGCACCTGGTCGCCCGTCGACACCGACGCCGATGTCTGGAGCCACGTGCTCTCGGCCCTCCAAGCGAACGTCGTCGAGGGGCTCGCGGCCCCCGAATACACGGCGACCGTGCTCCTCGACGAGACGAGCTGGCCGGCGTTCATCGACCTGCCCGGCGCGGTCGAGCTGACCGCCTGGTACCCGGTCGACCCGGCCGCGGTGACCGCCGGCGAGGGCCCGGCCCTCATCCGGCAGCTCGGCGAGTTCACGAGCGTCGCCCAGTCGCTCGGGCCCGGCAGCGCCTCGAACGGGCTGTACTTCCTCGTCAGCGGCGTCGAGTTCGAAAGCGGGCTCGGCCAGGCTCTGCGGCAGGCCGGCGATGCGGCCGCGGCGATGGATGCCGTGCTCGCGATGACCGCCTCGGGCCCCATCGGCGTGGTGGTCGCCGTGCTCGTCCTCGGCGCGCGCGTCGTGTTCGCCGGGCGCCGCTCCGCGCTCGAACTCGCCGCCGCACGCGGCGCGTCCCCGGCGGTGCTGCGCACCGTGCTCGCCGTCGACGGCCTCGCGATCGGCGTGCCGGCGGCGCTCGTCGGCGGACTCGCCGGCCTCGCCGCAACACCCGTCGACGTCGGCCCCGCCGGGTGGATCCTCGTCGCCGTGTTCGCACTGACCCCTGCGGCCCTGCTCGTCAGCCGCACCGGATCCCTCAGCCCGCTGCGGCGCGGTCGCAGCGATCTCGGCGGCCCGGCGGGCGCCCGGACCGGGCGCGCCCGATGGGTGGCCGAACTGCTCCTCGTCGTCATCGCGGTCGCCGCCGCCGTGCTGCTGCTGCAGCGCGGCCTGCAGACCGGCGCCGCCGACCACGGCGTCGACCTCCTCGTCGCCGCCGTGCCGCTGCTGGCCGCCCTCGCCGTCTGCGTCGTCGTCCTCCGGCTCTACCCGGTGCCGCTTCGCCGCCTCGCCCGGGCCGCCGCCCGCGGGCGCGGCCTCGTCGCCGCCCTCGGTTCGACGCGCGCCCTGCGCGATCCGGGCGCAGGCCTGGCCCCCGTGCTCGCACTCGTCGTCGGCGTCGCCGTGGCCGTTTTCTCGGGCGTGCTGCTGTCGACGGTGCAGGCCGGCGTCGAACGCGCCTCGGCCGAACGCGTCGGCGCCGAGCTCCGCATCGAGGGCCCGGCGCTGCCGGCCGCGACCGTGGATGCCGTGCGCGCCGCCGACGGGGTGCGGGCGATCGCCCCCGTCTACGCCGTCTCGCCGACCCGGATGGGCGCAGAAGGCCGCAACACGACGACGAACGTCGTCGTCGTCGACGTCGCCGAACTCGCCGCCGTGCAGGCCGGTTTCGCAGGCCGGCTCGAACTGCCGGCCGCCCTCACCGCCTCCGAGGACGAGGCCGGCGGCCTGCCGGCGCTCGTCTCGGGGGCCGTCGACGCCTTCCTCGGCGGCGCCGACGATGCGCGGCTCGACGGGCATCCGCTCGCCGTCGTCGGCGTGCACGACGGCGTCGTGCCCTTCACCGACCGGCCCAGCTGGGTCCTCATCGACCGCGCCGACGCCGACGGCATCGTCTCCACCCTCGTGCCCGACACGATCCTCGTCGCCCTCGACCCCGACGCCGACGCCGACGAGGTCGCCGCCCGGCTCGCCCCGCTCGTGCCCGACTCGACGATCAGCACGCCCGAGGGCCGCTCCGAGGCGCTGCGCGCGAACCCCACCATCGACGGCGTCACCGTCGCACTCGTCGCCGCGATCGTGCTCACCAGCATCCTCTGTGCGATCGCCGTCGCCCTCACCCTCGTCATCGGCCGCGCCCCGCGCGAGCGCCTGCTGACCGTGCTCGGCACCCTCGGCATCCGCCGCCGCGAAAGCCGCGCCCTCGTGATGTGGGAGATCGCGCCCGTCGCCGTCGTCGCCGCCGTCTTCGGCGGGCTCCTCGGCGCCGGCCTGCCCTTCATCGTGCTCGCGGGTGTGGATCTCACACCCTTCACCGGCGGCACCGTGCAGCCGCAGGTCGCCGCCGACCCGCTCATCATGGCCGGCGTCCTCGGCGCCTTCGTCGTCGCCGTCGCCGCCGCGACCTGGATCGCCGTGCGCTTCACACGCCGTGCGGGGCTCGCACACGCCCTGCGCGAAGAGGAGGAAGGATGA
- a CDS encoding ABC transporter ATP-binding protein: MPAHPPHPDEAPVRRNAAQSLWRLVEYARPALPRLGLGMVAGLLAALFSLAMPLVLQLIVDGPLADGDASMIWPGVLAVFAIGAAEAIMVALRRWFVLTPGTKVEATMRNALYAKLQDLPVSFHDRWPSGQLLSRAVSDLNRIRRWMSFGLVMIVVNVVTIVVGLAILLSMNWALGLVFFLCCVPLWVIGYRFEGRYSVVSRQSQDQAGDLATAVEESVHGIRVLKAFGRGKHALSTFSAQAETLRRTEIEKARLDSNIWAWLLIIPAVALGLCLVISVWLAAQGLLTAGEVLRFFGTATALAWPIESIGFLLAFAVDARNATDRFFEVMKTENTITDPAEPRTVGSPSGRLAFENAHFRYPDAPAGTPDLLDGIELELEPGETMALVGLTGSGKSTLTALTTRLYDVTGGAITIDGVDIRALTRGELRTHIAMAFEDATLFSASVRENVLLGRPEFDGDARREEADRVLAEALSIAQAGFAYELPDGLDTKVGEEGMSLSGGQRQRLALARAVAASPAVLVLDDPLSALDVETEALVEEALREVLASTTALIVAHRPSTVMLADRVALLEDGRITEVGTHSELLRESEHYRFVISSLEDEERRGRSDDDGIRTTGAETEDETEDETEEVAR, from the coding sequence ATGCCCGCCCACCCGCCCCATCCCGATGAGGCGCCCGTGCGCCGGAACGCCGCCCAGTCGCTCTGGCGCCTCGTCGAATACGCGCGGCCCGCGCTGCCGCGCCTCGGCCTCGGCATGGTCGCCGGGCTCCTGGCGGCGCTCTTCTCGCTGGCGATGCCGCTCGTGCTGCAGCTGATCGTCGACGGCCCGCTCGCCGACGGCGACGCATCCATGATCTGGCCAGGCGTCCTCGCCGTGTTCGCGATCGGCGCCGCCGAGGCGATCATGGTCGCCCTCCGCCGCTGGTTCGTGCTCACCCCGGGCACGAAGGTCGAGGCGACCATGCGCAACGCCCTGTACGCGAAGCTGCAGGACCTGCCGGTCAGCTTCCACGACCGCTGGCCGAGCGGCCAGCTGCTCTCGCGCGCCGTCAGCGACCTGAACCGCATCCGCCGATGGATGTCGTTCGGCCTCGTCATGATCGTCGTCAACGTCGTCACGATCGTCGTCGGCCTGGCCATCCTGCTCTCGATGAACTGGGCGCTCGGGCTCGTGTTCTTCCTCTGCTGCGTGCCGCTGTGGGTCATCGGCTACCGCTTCGAGGGCCGCTACTCGGTCGTGTCCCGGCAGAGCCAGGACCAGGCCGGGGACCTCGCGACCGCCGTCGAGGAGTCGGTGCACGGCATCCGCGTGCTGAAGGCCTTCGGCCGCGGCAAGCACGCCCTCAGCACCTTCTCGGCGCAGGCCGAGACGCTGCGCCGCACCGAGATCGAGAAGGCCCGCCTCGACTCGAACATCTGGGCGTGGCTGCTCATCATCCCGGCCGTCGCGCTCGGGCTGTGCCTCGTGATCTCGGTGTGGCTCGCCGCGCAGGGGCTGCTCACGGCCGGCGAGGTCCTGCGCTTCTTCGGCACGGCGACGGCGCTGGCCTGGCCGATCGAGTCGATCGGCTTCCTCCTCGCCTTCGCGGTGGATGCCCGCAACGCCACCGACCGCTTCTTCGAGGTCATGAAGACGGAGAACACCATCACCGACCCGGCCGAGCCCCGCACGGTCGGCTCGCCGAGCGGCCGCCTCGCCTTCGAGAACGCGCACTTCCGCTACCCCGACGCGCCGGCCGGCACCCCCGACCTCCTCGACGGCATCGAACTCGAACTCGAGCCCGGCGAGACGATGGCCCTCGTCGGCCTCACCGGCTCGGGCAAGTCGACGCTGACGGCGCTCACCACGCGCCTCTACGACGTCACCGGCGGGGCGATCACCATCGACGGGGTCGACATCCGCGCCCTCACCCGCGGCGAGCTCCGCACGCACATCGCGATGGCGTTCGAGGATGCGACGCTGTTCTCGGCGTCGGTGCGCGAGAACGTGCTGCTCGGCCGCCCCGAGTTCGACGGCGACGCCCGCCGCGAGGAGGCCGACCGGGTGCTCGCCGAAGCCCTCTCGATCGCGCAGGCCGGGTTCGCCTACGAACTGCCCGACGGGCTCGACACGAAGGTCGGCGAGGAGGGCATGAGCCTCTCCGGCGGGCAGCGGCAACGGCTCGCCCTCGCCCGCGCCGTCGCCGCGAGCCCGGCCGTGCTCGTCCTCGACGACCCCCTCTCGGCGCTCGACGTCGAGACCGAGGCGCTCGTCGAAGAGGCGCTGCGCGAGGTGCTCGCATCCACCACGGCGCTCATCGTCGCCCACCGGCCCTCGACCGTCATGCTCGCCGACCGCGTCGCCCTGCTCGAGGACGGGCGGATCACCGAGGTCGGCACGCACTCCGAACTGCTCCGCGAGAGCGAGCACTACCGCTTCGTCATCTCGAGCCTCGAAGACGAAGAGCGCCGCGGCCGCAGCGACGACGACGGCATCCGCACCACGGGCGCCGAAACCGAAGACGAAACCGAAGACGAGACCGAGGAGGTGGCCCGATGA